Proteins co-encoded in one Conexivisphaerales archaeon genomic window:
- a CDS encoding HypC/HybG/HupF family hydrogenase formation chaperone, translated as MCISRVGKVLLAEGKMARVEFFDGRVSDGIDVSMLKVKRGCFVEVFGSIALAKLSEREAKKRREAWRELRRAIASAQGAGVR; from the coding sequence ATGTGCATCTCTCGCGTCGGTAAGGTTCTGTTAGCAGAAGGTAAGATGGCGAGAGTTGAGTTCTTTGATGGAAGAGTCTCTGACGGGATTGATGTATCTATGCTCAAGGTCAAGAGAGGTTGTTTTGTTGAGGTCTTTGGCAGTATCGCCCTAGCAAAGTTAAGTGAAAGAGAGGCGAAGAAGAGAAGAGAAGCATGGAGGGAGCTGAGAAGAGCCATTGCTTCAGCTCAGGGAGCAGGTGTCAGATGA
- a CDS encoding MFS transporter, with protein MDAAASWQRGSVFFLFTLSAGYAMYALDRSILSSVLSVMETDLSLTKTEVGFLGSAQYAGVLAVVMFAGYISDLIGRKKIMLAGLTIFTVFTWMIGFAQNFFSAFLFRLISGVGEGLFWPVAMAAVAERFAGKKGISLGTFYVGFDAGSIAGVTAGALAFTFLGSWRYAFLLPPLAAIPVIVAMLLTDEVRVRKEKEDTGSRSSAVLQVVKKKEVNAIMVFAFLATWASVWQSVFLPYYFYKVMHFSVLPSALLSSLVLASGALGKAAMGRVSDLIGREKALLISSLLVVLAYLVFFFVPYFEISFGGALVMGFFSSSVFPVMQALATEYAGKMTGSSLGLTTTSQSVATVLAPALSGYLFYLGVGRALSLDAVIPSALMSVIAVHLVFRKK; from the coding sequence TTGGACGCTGCAGCATCGTGGCAAAGGGGAAGCGTCTTCTTTCTTTTCACGCTTTCAGCAGGCTATGCGATGTATGCTCTGGACAGAAGCATCCTTTCGAGCGTTCTGAGTGTTATGGAGACAGACTTATCGTTGACAAAGACTGAGGTTGGCTTCCTCGGTTCCGCACAGTATGCAGGAGTGCTTGCTGTTGTTATGTTTGCAGGGTATATTTCGGACCTGATAGGCAGGAAGAAGATAATGTTAGCCGGACTAACAATCTTTACAGTCTTCACATGGATGATTGGATTTGCACAGAACTTCTTCTCTGCCTTTTTGTTCAGGCTGATAAGCGGTGTAGGCGAAGGACTTTTCTGGCCAGTTGCTATGGCGGCAGTTGCTGAAAGATTTGCTGGAAAGAAGGGTATCTCACTTGGCACATTTTATGTGGGGTTTGATGCAGGCTCGATAGCTGGGGTTACAGCGGGAGCACTGGCATTTACATTCTTAGGAAGCTGGAGGTATGCGTTTCTTTTACCACCTCTTGCAGCAATACCTGTCATCGTTGCCATGCTTCTCACAGATGAGGTAAGAGTAAGAAAGGAGAAAGAAGATACTGGCAGCAGAAGTTCTGCAGTTTTGCAGGTGGTCAAGAAGAAGGAGGTCAATGCAATAATGGTATTTGCTTTTCTAGCAACCTGGGCATCAGTATGGCAATCAGTCTTCTTACCTTACTATTTCTACAAGGTTATGCATTTTAGTGTCCTGCCCTCTGCCCTGCTGAGCTCTCTTGTACTTGCATCTGGAGCTCTGGGCAAGGCTGCTATGGGAAGGGTGTCAGACCTTATAGGAAGGGAAAAGGCTCTTCTTATCAGCTCTCTTCTTGTCGTTCTGGCTTATCTTGTATTCTTCTTCGTGCCATATTTCGAGATATCTTTCGGCGGAGCGTTGGTGATGGGATTTTTCAGCTCATCAGTCTTCCCTGTGATGCAGGCTCTGGCCACGGAATATGCTGGAAAGATGACAGGCTCTTCTCTGGGGCTGACTACCACATCTCAGTCAGTAGCTACTGTCCTTGCTCCTGCCCTTTCAGGATACCTTTTCTACCTGGGGGTCGGAAGAGCTCTCTCGCTCGATGCGGTCATACCCTCTGCTCTCATGAGCGTGATTGCAGTCCATTTGGTCTTTAGAAAGAAATGA
- a CDS encoding hydrogenase maturation nickel metallochaperone HypA, giving the protein MHEYVYADRILQTVIEYMKKEENQNQNQDQNQNQNQKVKLIHVKVGELLDLSSQSLNLAYSILSKGTIAEGSKLKVSIEKGSVLCTSCGFNGRLEVKGSHAVDPVFACPKCGSPLKIEKGNSVEITGME; this is encoded by the coding sequence ATGCACGAATATGTTTATGCAGACAGGATTCTGCAGACTGTGATTGAATACATGAAGAAGGAGGAGAATCAAAATCAAAATCAAGATCAGAACCAGAACCAGAACCAGAAGGTGAAGCTCATTCATGTAAAGGTAGGAGAACTCCTTGACCTGAGTAGCCAGTCGCTCAACCTTGCATACAGCATACTTTCGAAGGGGACAATAGCTGAAGGGTCAAAATTGAAGGTAAGTATCGAGAAGGGTTCAGTTCTGTGCACTTCGTGTGGCTTCAACGGCAGACTTGAAGTCAAGGGTTCTCATGCAGTCGACCCCGTCTTTGCCTGCCCAAAGTGCGGATCTCCTCTGAAGATAGAAAAGGGGAACAGTGTAGAGATAACTGGCATGGAGTAG
- a CDS encoding 2-oxoacid:acceptor oxidoreductase family protein, with protein MIIRVRFHGRGGQGAKTASRILGTSCFIEGLNVQDSPVYGAERRGAPVTAFTRISDEQILERGYVFDPDLIVVMDPTLLDSPAARVTDGIRKKGVIFLNSPSVTHITKQNIASDFRLVNFDLTNAAMEMLGKPIISSASAAAAARLIGMVKESSLEQAIETELEEIGLSEETIEKNVLLGRKVFSSLEPVELMTEESSRELKIAPLELILEGNGLEDITAAGNSSVSRTGSWRIFKPVVDYEKCTACTVCYAYCPESALTLRQDGKPVIDYDNCKGCLICYRECPPKAITLEREVVAF; from the coding sequence ATGATTATTCGTGTCCGCTTTCATGGTAGAGGTGGACAAGGTGCAAAGACTGCAAGTCGAATTCTGGGTACATCCTGTTTCATCGAGGGGCTAAATGTGCAGGATTCTCCTGTCTACGGCGCGGAAAGAAGGGGTGCTCCTGTTACAGCCTTCACAAGGATATCTGATGAACAGATACTCGAAAGGGGATACGTCTTTGACCCTGACCTTATAGTGGTCATGGACCCAACCCTTCTTGACAGCCCAGCTGCAAGGGTAACTGATGGGATAAGAAAGAAAGGCGTAATCTTCCTGAATTCTCCTTCTGTTACCCACATAACAAAACAGAACATTGCATCAGACTTCAGGCTGGTCAATTTTGACCTGACAAATGCTGCCATGGAGATGCTGGGCAAGCCGATAATAAGTTCTGCTTCAGCCGCGGCTGCAGCCAGGCTGATAGGTATGGTGAAGGAGAGCTCGCTCGAGCAGGCTATAGAAACTGAGCTCGAAGAAATAGGTTTGAGCGAAGAGACGATAGAAAAGAACGTTCTGCTTGGAAGAAAAGTATTCTCTTCACTCGAACCTGTCGAGCTGATGACTGAGGAGTCTTCAAGAGAACTGAAGATAGCTCCTCTTGAGCTGATACTTGAAGGAAACGGCCTGGAGGATATAACGGCAGCTGGAAACTCCAGCGTCTCAAGGACAGGCAGCTGGAGGATATTCAAGCCAGTCGTTGACTACGAGAAATGCACCGCATGTACAGTATGCTATGCCTACTGTCCAGAATCTGCCCTAACTCTAAGACAAGACGGTAAGCCCGTGATAGATTACGATAATTGCAAGGGCTGCCTAATCTGTTACAGGGAATGTCCGCCTAAGGCTATCACGCTTGAAAGGGAGGTGGTTGCATTTTGA
- a CDS encoding thiamine pyrophosphate-dependent enzyme, with amino-acid sequence MELQSKYRTLRDVPQLDYLSPGGSLCAGCGGLLAVRLFHKVLGKNVVWVNAAGCMTIMVNYPLVPLKSNWLYTAFASAPAGAQGIRDALDILIKKGKIPESEDLKVVVVTGDGAAYDIGLQSTSGAIYRNLDFYYLCYDNQAYGNTGFQVSSATPVGSSTATTPATPSQPAGNIQKRKDLFEIWRAHNPPYIATLSSSYAVDFLKKVEKGSGFRGPKLYISLAGCPTGWGYDPRETIREEKLAVDTGIWPLKEAVEGKVRHTVVPRALRPVEEYLATQARYQHLFTPTKRIDVIRQIQNDVNSYWEGVADREGFDIKLVET; translated from the coding sequence ATGGAGCTTCAGTCCAAGTACAGAACACTGAGAGACGTGCCCCAGCTGGACTATCTGTCTCCGGGAGGTTCGCTCTGTGCTGGCTGCGGAGGTCTTCTTGCTGTAAGGCTCTTCCACAAGGTGCTTGGTAAGAATGTTGTCTGGGTCAATGCAGCTGGCTGCATGACCATAATGGTCAACTACCCATTGGTGCCTTTGAAATCCAACTGGCTATACACAGCATTTGCAAGTGCTCCCGCAGGTGCGCAGGGGATAAGGGATGCTCTGGACATTCTGATAAAGAAGGGAAAGATACCTGAGTCAGAGGATCTAAAGGTTGTCGTAGTCACTGGGGACGGAGCAGCCTACGACATAGGTCTTCAATCAACGTCGGGAGCGATATACAGAAACCTAGACTTCTACTACCTTTGCTATGACAACCAGGCTTATGGGAATACAGGTTTTCAGGTATCATCAGCTACCCCCGTAGGCTCATCTACAGCCACAACTCCAGCTACCCCCTCTCAGCCAGCTGGTAACATACAGAAAAGAAAGGACCTGTTTGAAATATGGAGAGCTCACAACCCTCCATACATAGCTACTTTATCTTCATCTTATGCAGTCGACTTCCTGAAGAAGGTGGAAAAAGGGTCAGGCTTCAGAGGACCAAAGCTGTACATATCTCTTGCAGGTTGTCCCACTGGCTGGGGATACGACCCCAGGGAGACAATAAGGGAAGAAAAGCTGGCAGTAGATACTGGAATATGGCCTTTGAAGGAGGCGGTTGAAGGAAAGGTCAGGCATACAGTTGTACCCAGAGCGCTAAGGCCGGTTGAAGAATACCTGGCAACTCAGGCAAGGTATCAGCACCTATTCACTCCTACCAAGAGAATAGATGTGATCAGACAGATACAGAATGATGTCAACAGCTACTGGGAAGGAGTTGCAGACAGGGAAGGTTTCGATATCAAGCTTGTCGAAACATAG
- a CDS encoding succinate dehydrogenase/fumarate reductase flavoprotein subunit → MLKTNHDIVIVGSGLAGLRAAIQAAMTSGGKLDIAIVSKLLLMRSHSVAAEGGTAAVLYTDEGDSTELHAFDTIKGSDYLADQDAVEVFVKEAPAEILRLEHWGMPWSRREDGRIAQRPFGGHSFPRATYAGDRVGFYEMHTLYSTLMKYDNIHIYEEYYMTDLVIEDGVCRGIIAIDIKNGEVIGISAKSTILATGGLGRLYGFTTYSHTVTGDGAATSFRAGLPLKDMEFIQFHPTGLVPSGILLSEAVRGEGGMLLNNKGERFMQRYAPQKMELAPRDIISRSIVREIQEGRGFKGPNGLDYVLLDFSGIGKQKIMERLTMMVEIGESFAGINPAESPLPVRPAAHYSMGGISTDVNGRTPVAGLWAAGEAASVSVHGANRLGSNSTIACLVFGARAGKDAAEYAMKQEQKSSFPDSAVADAEARIFDGMIANERGEDPYEIKNELHEVMDRYVYVFRDEKGLTEALRKVKELKERAKKIRVDDRSRRFNSNLIGALETSNLVLLAEVVVQAALMRKESRGAHARVDYPARDDANYLKHSLSYFTSDGPRIEYVPVKLTKWAPQERRY, encoded by the coding sequence ATGCTGAAGACAAACCATGATATTGTAATAGTCGGATCTGGTCTTGCTGGTCTAAGGGCTGCGATTCAGGCAGCGATGACATCGGGAGGCAAACTGGATATTGCCATAGTGTCAAAGCTGCTGCTGATGCGTTCTCACAGCGTTGCTGCTGAAGGAGGTACAGCTGCGGTTCTGTACACAGACGAAGGTGACAGCACAGAGCTTCATGCGTTTGATACCATAAAAGGTTCAGACTATCTAGCTGACCAGGATGCTGTGGAAGTCTTTGTGAAGGAGGCTCCTGCTGAAATACTGAGGCTAGAACACTGGGGTATGCCTTGGAGCAGGAGGGAGGATGGAAGGATAGCTCAGAGGCCTTTTGGAGGTCATTCGTTTCCCAGAGCCACATACGCCGGAGACAGGGTTGGCTTTTACGAAATGCATACTCTCTACAGCACTCTGATGAAGTACGATAACATCCACATCTATGAAGAGTATTACATGACAGACTTGGTAATAGAAGATGGGGTATGCAGGGGGATAATAGCCATAGACATAAAGAACGGAGAGGTAATAGGCATATCAGCAAAGTCAACCATACTTGCAACAGGCGGGCTTGGAAGGCTTTACGGCTTTACAACCTACAGCCACACAGTTACAGGCGATGGAGCAGCTACGAGCTTCAGGGCTGGCCTGCCCCTGAAGGACATGGAATTCATTCAGTTCCATCCAACTGGCCTGGTACCATCAGGGATACTTCTCTCAGAAGCTGTTAGGGGCGAAGGAGGCATGCTGCTGAACAACAAAGGAGAAAGGTTCATGCAGAGGTATGCACCGCAGAAGATGGAACTGGCTCCAAGGGATATAATTTCGAGGTCTATAGTCAGGGAGATTCAGGAAGGGAGAGGTTTCAAGGGACCAAATGGTCTGGATTATGTCCTGCTGGATTTCAGCGGCATAGGAAAGCAGAAGATAATGGAAAGGCTCACCATGATGGTTGAGATAGGAGAGAGCTTTGCAGGTATCAACCCTGCTGAATCGCCTCTACCAGTCAGGCCTGCAGCTCACTACAGCATGGGGGGCATAAGCACAGATGTAAACGGAAGAACACCTGTTGCAGGGTTGTGGGCGGCAGGAGAGGCAGCTTCAGTCAGTGTGCATGGAGCAAACAGGCTTGGCTCGAATTCGACGATAGCTTGCCTTGTCTTTGGAGCAAGAGCTGGCAAGGATGCAGCAGAGTATGCCATGAAGCAGGAGCAGAAATCCAGTTTTCCAGATTCAGCTGTTGCTGATGCAGAGGCTAGAATATTTGATGGTATGATAGCAAACGAGAGAGGAGAAGACCCGTATGAGATAAAGAATGAGCTTCACGAGGTTATGGACAGGTATGTCTACGTCTTCAGGGATGAAAAGGGGCTTACAGAAGCTTTGAGGAAGGTGAAGGAGCTCAAGGAGAGGGCAAAGAAGATAAGGGTTGATGACAGGTCAAGAAGGTTCAACTCCAACCTGATAGGCGCTCTTGAAACCAGCAACCTTGTCCTCCTTGCTGAAGTTGTGGTGCAGGCAGCATTGATGAGAAAGGAGTCAAGGGGAGCCCACGCCCGGGTTGATTATCCTGCGAGGGATGACGCGAACTACCTGAAGCATTCTCTGAGCTACTTTACATCCGACGGGCCAAGAATAGAATACGTTCCAGTCAAGTTAACAAAATGGGCTCCTCAGGAGAGGAGGTATTAG
- a CDS encoding succinate dehydrogenase/fumarate reductase iron-sulfur subunit — MTEQAVSEVNLPEKTLKIKVFRYSEDGEESYSSYEVKVRNGMTLLDGLLHIKEKLDPTLTFRYSCRMGICGSCGVVANGKEKLSCKTQLIDYDQQVEVRPLNNLPVIKDLVVEFKPITDKNRSIKPYLIRDDIDKNLNREFRQSPDELNNYLSFANCIMCGLCYSACPTNATDELYLGPQALAKAYRYIADSRDSGAKERMEIINEDHGVWSCHFAGSCSDVCPKGVDPAFAIQQLKALALFRSSALKRKKPAETVDKARESVQV; from the coding sequence TTGACTGAGCAGGCAGTTTCAGAGGTCAACCTGCCAGAAAAGACACTGAAGATAAAGGTCTTCAGGTATTCGGAGGATGGGGAAGAAAGCTACTCGTCATACGAGGTAAAAGTCAGGAATGGAATGACCCTGCTGGATGGGCTCCTTCATATAAAGGAGAAACTAGACCCAACCCTTACCTTCAGGTACAGCTGCAGAATGGGGATATGTGGCTCATGCGGTGTAGTTGCCAATGGTAAAGAAAAGCTTTCCTGCAAGACTCAGCTGATAGATTACGATCAGCAGGTTGAAGTAAGGCCTCTCAACAACCTGCCCGTGATAAAAGACCTTGTCGTTGAGTTCAAGCCCATAACAGATAAAAACAGGAGCATAAAACCATACCTTATCAGAGACGATATAGACAAGAACCTGAACAGGGAATTCAGGCAGAGTCCAGATGAGCTGAACAATTATCTCAGCTTCGCAAACTGTATTATGTGCGGCCTCTGCTACTCAGCCTGTCCTACGAATGCAACTGACGAGCTTTATCTGGGTCCACAGGCTCTTGCAAAAGCATACAGGTACATAGCTGACTCAAGGGATTCCGGTGCCAAAGAGAGGATGGAGATAATAAACGAAGACCATGGAGTCTGGAGCTGCCACTTCGCCGGAAGCTGCAGCGACGTCTGCCCCAAGGGAGTCGACCCTGCCTTTGCAATACAGCAGCTGAAGGCCTTGGCACTATTCAGAAGCTCAGCGTTGAAAAGGAAGAAACCAGCCGAGACAGTTGACAAGGCAAGAGAATCAGTTCAGGTGTAG
- a CDS encoding DUF1641 domain-containing protein yields MEKTESVERVMQKLSKPENLEALSQMVDLLPVMKKSALLVQQLDQMGALDTIFSLACAIANSKGMLSDEMVAGAASLASNGIELLSKLGSPEMQKIISAVLDHSVELEESMSKAERVKGVLGLMKQLRDPDVQKGMAALFAFLKVFGRYVQS; encoded by the coding sequence ATGGAGAAGACCGAAAGCGTTGAGAGGGTGATGCAGAAGCTTTCAAAGCCAGAAAACCTGGAAGCTCTCAGTCAGATGGTGGATCTGTTGCCTGTTATGAAGAAGAGTGCCCTGCTGGTTCAGCAGCTGGACCAGATGGGTGCACTTGATACAATCTTCTCTCTTGCTTGCGCAATAGCAAACAGCAAGGGGATGCTTTCAGATGAAATGGTTGCGGGGGCAGCTTCTCTGGCCAGCAATGGCATCGAGCTTCTTTCCAAACTGGGCTCGCCTGAGATGCAAAAGATCATATCAGCAGTTCTGGACCACAGCGTGGAGCTTGAAGAATCGATGTCCAAGGCTGAAAGGGTGAAAGGAGTTCTGGGGTTGATGAAACAGCTCAGGGACCCTGATGTGCAGAAAGGTATGGCTGCTCTCTTCGCGTTTCTGAAGGTCTTCGGAAGATACGTGCAGAGTTAG
- a CDS encoding FAD/NAD(P)-binding oxidoreductase, translating into MPKKVLVVGGGTGGTIVANNLAHRLHDQLVKGEVEITVIDPSSLHIYQPAYLLIPFGIMHRNEAVRPERSLLAEKVRFRQESATKIDLANRAVYSDSTRLEYDYLVIATGAKPDYSQVPGLEKAGYDFYTLDNAYKLREALGRFKGGKLVTAVAGIPFKCPTAPIEFAFLVDSYFTRLGLRDKVQVSYVYPLPRPFTIPNVAEEVQRMMENRKIEVSLLFNVESVDPEKKEIRSLEGETVKYDLAVLTPPHTGADVVKKSGIADKGGWIPTDRYSLNVKGYDDAYAIGDGTDLPVSKAGSAADFEAAVVATNIWDDINGFAPTLRYDGKVMCFIITGIGEATMLLFDYEHPPKPPPATFACYWYKLVYNRLYWTVTAKGMLPGFGV; encoded by the coding sequence TTGCCAAAAAAGGTTCTGGTTGTTGGTGGGGGCACTGGCGGGACCATAGTTGCAAACAATTTGGCCCATAGGCTGCACGACCAGCTTGTAAAGGGAGAAGTCGAAATAACTGTCATAGACCCTTCCTCCCTGCACATCTACCAGCCTGCATATTTGCTCATCCCCTTCGGAATAATGCACAGGAATGAGGCAGTCAGGCCAGAAAGAAGCCTTCTTGCAGAAAAGGTAAGGTTCAGACAGGAGAGTGCGACAAAGATTGACTTGGCAAACAGAGCAGTGTATTCAGACTCGACAAGGCTTGAATACGATTACTTGGTTATAGCCACGGGAGCGAAACCTGATTATTCACAGGTTCCAGGTCTCGAAAAGGCAGGGTATGACTTTTACACACTCGACAACGCATACAAGCTCAGAGAAGCTCTGGGCAGGTTCAAGGGAGGGAAATTAGTAACAGCTGTGGCAGGGATCCCGTTCAAATGTCCTACAGCGCCGATAGAATTCGCCTTTCTTGTGGATTCATATTTTACAAGGCTTGGTTTAAGGGACAAGGTGCAGGTCAGCTATGTATATCCGTTACCTAGACCCTTCACAATCCCGAACGTAGCTGAAGAAGTTCAGAGAATGATGGAGAACAGAAAGATTGAGGTTAGCCTTCTGTTCAACGTCGAATCTGTAGACCCCGAGAAGAAGGAGATAAGGTCTCTTGAGGGAGAAACTGTGAAGTATGATCTAGCAGTTTTGACTCCTCCTCATACTGGAGCTGATGTTGTAAAGAAGTCAGGTATAGCTGACAAAGGCGGATGGATACCTACAGACAGATACAGCCTAAATGTGAAGGGGTACGATGATGCATACGCGATAGGAGATGGCACAGACCTTCCTGTCTCAAAGGCAGGTTCCGCAGCTGACTTTGAAGCCGCAGTTGTAGCAACAAACATATGGGACGATATAAACGGCTTCGCACCAACACTTCGGTACGATGGCAAGGTTATGTGCTTTATAATTACTGGTATAGGTGAAGCAACTATGCTTCTGTTCGATTATGAACATCCTCCGAAGCCTCCTCCTGCAACCTTCGCATGCTACTGGTACAAGCTGGTTTACAACAGGCTTTACTGGACTGTCACAGCCAAGGGGATGCTTCCAGGATTCGGAGTGTGA
- a CDS encoding sulfurtransferase TusA family protein — MNEQEKVKVIDARGSFCPGPLMELIRAVKESSVGEIIEVWSSDTGSQRDIPKWAEKAGHEFLGVVHEQGYDRIRVKKKR, encoded by the coding sequence ATGAACGAACAGGAGAAGGTCAAAGTTATAGATGCAAGGGGTAGCTTCTGCCCAGGCCCGCTGATGGAGCTGATAAGGGCGGTCAAGGAGAGCTCTGTGGGAGAGATAATTGAAGTCTGGTCATCGGATACAGGCTCTCAGAGGGATATACCGAAGTGGGCTGAAAAGGCAGGACATGAATTTCTCGGCGTGGTTCACGAACAGGGTTATGACAGAATCAGAGTGAAGAAGAAGAGGTGA
- a CDS encoding DsrE/DsrF/DrsH-like family protein, with protein sequence MPEKLAMVVFSGTVDRLMPVGIIASGAVAMGMDVEIFLTFWGLNSFRKEMIPKNMKFSRDYEEMAPMMMELMKSKNVPSWFDTLKKAKEVGNVRVHACAMTYDLMGMKKEDLADIVDDVIAVGEFVDIARDAKFTLFI encoded by the coding sequence ATGCCAGAAAAATTAGCAATGGTAGTATTTTCTGGCACGGTCGACAGACTGATGCCAGTAGGAATAATCGCCTCAGGGGCTGTAGCGATGGGGATGGACGTAGAGATATTCTTGACATTCTGGGGTCTGAATTCTTTCAGAAAGGAAATGATACCGAAGAACATGAAGTTCAGCAGGGACTATGAAGAAATGGCTCCCATGATGATGGAGCTGATGAAGAGCAAGAATGTCCCATCATGGTTTGATACTCTGAAGAAGGCGAAGGAAGTCGGAAACGTAAGGGTTCATGCGTGCGCCATGACCTACGACCTGATGGGAATGAAGAAAGAAGACCTTGCAGATATTGTAGATGATGTTATAGCTGTGGGAGAGTTTGTCGACATAGCTAGGGATGCGAAATTCACTCTCTTCATTTGA